In one window of Cohaesibacter gelatinilyticus DNA:
- a CDS encoding tail fiber protein translates to MTISSEINKSGPYDGNGSATDFEFDFKISEPAHLLVLHTNGEGTETQLSGDAYQVTQDEDGTGHIILPSPLPTGEKITLLLNPPFTQLSDLPNQGAWNPKIVESALDKLTSCLLKLREEVSRSVKIKASNDLADLDDLLADIERLADASDGVKALVGVKAKLVECADNIASIQTATTSATNAANSATTALDAKTQAITAKDQSILAQTAAEAARDTALSATPITASNKGRELVGKTTEAEMRTVLGAASNSSVQVVIDALAEKATKVALNSLQNQVNNFSAGPVGSIIVWSFEVPPADYLELNGATLNRTDYPDLFATVNSAGMLQSQGSKQHTQWGNGDGSTTFSLPDWRGEHLIGWDHGRGIDTGRGMLTWQADAVKAHNHSAGSYKVPVYGGGVGNVAGAGHSNLEAYGSVQGLSGTTGAATNRVRTVAVMFLVKFR, encoded by the coding sequence ATGACAATTTCTTCCGAAATCAACAAATCCGGCCCCTATGATGGCAATGGCTCGGCTACTGATTTTGAGTTTGATTTCAAGATCAGTGAGCCAGCCCATCTGCTGGTGCTGCATACCAATGGCGAGGGTACAGAAACCCAGCTGAGCGGGGATGCCTATCAGGTAACACAGGACGAAGACGGCACCGGCCATATCATTCTGCCCTCACCCTTGCCCACTGGTGAAAAGATCACCCTGCTGCTCAACCCGCCTTTCACTCAGCTCTCGGACCTGCCCAATCAAGGCGCCTGGAACCCGAAAATTGTCGAAAGCGCCCTCGACAAACTCACATCTTGCCTCCTCAAACTACGCGAAGAGGTCTCCCGTTCGGTAAAGATCAAGGCATCCAATGATTTGGCAGATCTGGATGACTTGCTGGCCGACATCGAACGACTGGCTGACGCCTCCGATGGTGTCAAAGCATTGGTCGGTGTGAAGGCCAAATTGGTGGAATGCGCCGACAATATTGCCAGTATTCAAACAGCGACAACCAGCGCCACAAATGCGGCCAACAGCGCGACCACCGCACTGGACGCCAAGACACAAGCCATCACCGCAAAAGACCAATCCATCCTCGCTCAAACCGCCGCCGAAGCCGCAAGAGACACCGCCCTCAGCGCCACACCGATCACGGCGAGCAACAAGGGCCGAGAACTGGTAGGCAAAACAACCGAAGCCGAGATGCGGACAGTGCTGGGCGCTGCGAGTAATTCCTCAGTTCAAGTTGTTATTGACGCCTTGGCCGAGAAAGCAACCAAAGTCGCCCTTAACAGCTTGCAGAATCAGGTCAACAACTTCAGCGCCGGACCAGTTGGTTCCATTATTGTGTGGTCTTTTGAAGTCCCACCTGCGGATTATCTGGAGCTCAACGGAGCCACACTCAATCGCACCGACTATCCCGATCTGTTCGCTACGGTTAATAGCGCTGGAATGCTGCAATCCCAAGGTTCCAAGCAACATACCCAATGGGGGAATGGGGACGGTTCGACAACTTTCTCTCTCCCAGATTGGCGCGGCGAGCACCTCATCGGCTGGGATCATGGCCGTGGGATAGACACCGGTCGTGGAATGCTGACATGGCAAGCCGACGCGGTGAAAGCACATAACCACAGCGCTGGTAGCTATAAGGTTCCTGTTTACGGCGGTGGCGTTGGCAATGTTGCAGGAGCTGGACATTCAAACCTCGAAGCTTACGGTTCTGTTCAAGGTTTATCGGGCACCACAGGCGCAGCAACCAACCGTGTTCGAACCGTCGCTGTCATGTTCTTGGTCAAGTTCCGTTAA
- a CDS encoding DUF6653 family protein gives MMLMDDATWRRHANPLSVYSRFTILPLLTLAIWSYDWIGGWCVPFIALALFWNWYNPRAFKAVDTISGWASEGVIGERIYLKRQENNVRLGHVRAIHILSTCTALAAIIWLWGLWTHDLPTTLWSLTLTMLFKTWAFDRMVWIYRESKENGISSTNTKQLHNR, from the coding sequence ATGATGCTAATGGATGACGCCACCTGGCGTCGCCATGCCAATCCCTTGAGCGTTTATAGCCGCTTCACAATTCTACCGTTGCTGACATTGGCCATCTGGTCCTATGACTGGATTGGCGGGTGGTGTGTCCCCTTCATTGCACTTGCACTCTTTTGGAACTGGTATAACCCACGCGCTTTCAAAGCAGTCGATACGATCTCTGGCTGGGCATCGGAAGGGGTCATTGGAGAGCGGATCTATCTGAAGCGACAAGAGAATAACGTCCGCTTGGGCCATGTCCGAGCCATCCACATTCTCTCCACATGTACCGCTCTTGCTGCCATCATCTGGCTCTGGGGTCTTTGGACGCATGATCTTCCCACAACTCTCTGGTCGCTCACGCTAACCATGTTGTTCAAGACCTGGGCCTTTGATCGCATGGTCTGGATTTACCGGGAGAGTAAAGAAAACGGCATCAGCTCTACAAATACAAAACAGTTGCACAATCGATAA
- a CDS encoding COG4315 family predicted lipoprotein, whose amino-acid sequence MNTQSILKSAGAASIALMMTALSANAAGHIGAPKTIQASNGKSYLADNHDMTLYVFDKDKKNTSNCYDGCAKKWPPLMGKKGMNLPKGYDLIERKGGEMQIAYKGQPLYLWFKDKKPGDMSGDGVKGVWRTARP is encoded by the coding sequence ATGAACACCCAATCCATTTTGAAATCCGCTGGCGCGGCTAGCATCGCGCTGATGATGACAGCTCTATCCGCCAATGCTGCTGGCCATATCGGTGCGCCGAAAACCATCCAAGCTTCAAACGGCAAATCCTATCTGGCCGACAATCACGACATGACCCTCTATGTCTTTGACAAGGACAAGAAAAACACTTCCAACTGCTATGATGGCTGCGCCAAGAAATGGCCTCCCCTGATGGGCAAGAAAGGCATGAATCTGCCAAAAGGGTATGATCTGATTGAACGCAAGGGTGGCGAGATGCAGATTGCCTATAAAGGCCAGCCGCTATATCTGTGGTTCAAAGACAAGAAACCCGGCGATATGAGCGGCGACGGCGTCAAAGGCGTTTGGCGCACCGCACGCCCGTAA
- a CDS encoding Bbp16 family capsid cement protein: MIFDTQTLFSDQQAVTASARSENVLDLGDMGIPHGNKQAPVRDIGEGTPLPLLVQVTEDFAGLTSLEIQVQTSDQSDFSSDVRLHTSSGPVPVAKLKAGWKFGVTSLPVADKDGMGRYLSINYVKSGSDATAGKITAGLVAAVQTDG, from the coding sequence ATGATCTTTGATACTCAAACTCTCTTTTCCGATCAGCAAGCGGTCACCGCCTCTGCCCGGTCTGAAAATGTGCTGGATCTGGGCGACATGGGCATTCCCCATGGCAACAAACAGGCACCAGTACGCGACATCGGCGAAGGCACGCCCTTGCCGCTTCTGGTTCAAGTGACCGAGGATTTTGCTGGCCTGACGTCACTGGAAATCCAGGTACAGACCTCTGATCAGTCTGATTTCAGCTCTGATGTGCGCCTGCATACCAGCTCCGGTCCGGTACCGGTGGCAAAGCTGAAAGCTGGTTGGAAATTCGGCGTCACCTCTCTGCCGGTGGCAGATAAGGACGGCATGGGCCGCTATCTGTCCATCAATTACGTCAAGTCCGGCTCGGATGCCACGGCAGGTAAAATCACTGCTGGTCTGGTGGCTGCGGTCCAGACCGATGGCTAG
- a CDS encoding anti-sigma factor family protein: protein MTEGKSIEDLIQQGIDNELTPEERQELDAYLNAHPEEAERYQSLSHQSDLIKDSVPVPSPEHLAQLKANAARPRRINSMPRIAASLAIFVVGIALGLSIPRQDKSVNGDLGLFAQQAHAAHSLYVSEVLHPVEVVAAERDHLQTWLSNRLGAAIIAPKLGETGFSLIGGRLLPAGDKASALFMYENAQGDRISLLATHGTKDQSQSFRFHETGGYLTIFWQDGPWRYSLVGGLPREPMDEIARTIHGQLL from the coding sequence ATGACTGAGGGAAAGAGCATTGAAGATCTGATCCAGCAAGGGATCGACAATGAACTGACGCCCGAAGAGCGACAGGAGCTGGATGCTTATCTGAATGCTCACCCGGAAGAGGCGGAGCGCTATCAATCCCTCTCTCATCAGTCAGATTTGATCAAAGATAGCGTCCCTGTTCCATCGCCCGAACATCTTGCGCAGCTGAAAGCCAATGCAGCACGGCCGCGCCGGATCAATTCCATGCCACGCATTGCAGCGTCCCTTGCCATCTTCGTCGTTGGTATTGCTCTTGGCCTGTCCATCCCGCGTCAGGACAAAAGTGTAAACGGCGATCTGGGCCTCTTTGCGCAGCAAGCCCATGCCGCCCACTCACTTTATGTCAGCGAGGTTCTGCATCCGGTGGAAGTGGTGGCAGCCGAGCGCGATCATTTGCAAACCTGGCTCTCCAATCGTCTTGGCGCGGCCATCATCGCCCCGAAACTGGGCGAGACCGGCTTTTCCCTGATCGGCGGCCGTCTGTTACCCGCCGGCGACAAGGCTTCAGCCCTCTTCATGTATGAAAATGCCCAAGGCGACCGGATCAGCCTGCTGGCGACCCATGGCACAAAAGATCAAAGCCAATCTTTCCGTTTTCATGAGACAGGCGGATATCTGACCATCTTCTGGCAAGATGGCCCATGGCGCTATTCCCTCGTTGGCGGCCTTCCCCGCGAGCCCATGGACGAAATAGCCCGCACCATTCATGGTCAATTGCTTTAG
- a CDS encoding N-acetylmuramidase family protein — MLGKGAAKALEPDDFENLARQLSCHPANLEAIAKVESRGFGWFKDGRIKILFEKHIFYRQLRGKKNKTKLNKAIRLGLARRRFISPSRGGYKDQRNSKARYELLQMAMDIDPTAALKSISMGTYQIMGFNYEVCGFKSVHHMWQDFLVGEKAQLIAFANFLKNKQLVRAIREGDFSLVEARYNGGGLKGRYARKMEQHANQLASGKWANWQENSLEITDHPLDHEQAQNAKPLAKSRTLKGSGVGFVGGGAICTQNIQQAVDQLQKGADHLSSGTIIGITIGIIILIGTAWALYSRWDDAGRPSPTEIFA; from the coding sequence ATGCTGGGAAAAGGTGCGGCAAAGGCCCTGGAGCCTGATGATTTTGAAAATCTCGCAAGACAACTATCCTGTCACCCTGCCAATCTGGAAGCCATCGCAAAGGTTGAAAGCCGTGGTTTTGGTTGGTTCAAAGATGGGCGAATAAAGATCCTCTTTGAAAAACACATTTTCTATCGTCAGCTGCGTGGCAAGAAAAACAAGACCAAACTGAACAAAGCCATCCGGCTAGGCCTGGCTCGCCGTCGTTTCATCTCCCCCAGCCGCGGTGGCTACAAAGATCAGCGTAACAGCAAGGCCCGCTATGAGCTTTTGCAAATGGCTATGGATATTGATCCAACGGCGGCTCTGAAATCCATCTCCATGGGCACCTATCAGATCATGGGTTTCAACTATGAGGTCTGTGGTTTCAAAAGCGTCCATCATATGTGGCAGGACTTCCTGGTTGGCGAAAAAGCTCAACTCATTGCCTTTGCCAACTTCCTGAAAAACAAACAGCTCGTTCGTGCTATTCGCGAAGGCGATTTCTCTCTTGTAGAAGCCCGCTATAACGGAGGAGGATTGAAAGGCCGCTATGCCCGCAAGATGGAACAGCATGCCAATCAGCTAGCTTCTGGAAAATGGGCAAACTGGCAGGAGAATAGCTTAGAAATAACGGATCATCCCCTAGATCACGAACAGGCGCAGAATGCCAAGCCACTTGCCAAATCCCGCACCTTGAAAGGCAGCGGTGTTGGCTTTGTTGGCGGCGGTGCAATCTGTACTCAAAACATCCAACAAGCCGTCGACCAGTTGCAGAAAGGTGCAGATCACCTCAGTAGCGGCACAATCATCGGCATCACTATCGGCATCATCATCCTCATTGGCACGGCATGGGCCCTCTATTCCCGTTGGGATGATGCAGGTCGCCCTTCTCCAACAGAGATCTTCGCATGA
- a CDS encoding LysR family transcriptional regulator → MDITSLKTVLLVQTRGSIAAASRVLDLDPSSVSRIVATVEAELGIRLFQRTTRRLTVTEEGQAYLQRLAPLIDEMDAAKEEAQRHRLQPTGLLRMTASVAFCDQMIIPVLPDFQKRFPEITIDLQSCDRNLDLVENEIDLAVRLAPTPQGDLISTRLVQTHYRVVASPDYLKAKQAIKDPTDLAAHNCLRFALPGLQNSWCFQKGDAAPFEIDVSGNLLISNALGLRKAACMGQGIAILADWLIQRDLKEGKLIELFPDHHCSITDFETSAWALYPNRSYLPRKVRVMIDFLRESLGAKVLAATA, encoded by the coding sequence ATGGATATCACCTCTCTCAAGACTGTTTTGCTGGTTCAGACCCGTGGCAGCATCGCCGCCGCCTCCCGCGTTCTGGATCTGGATCCATCCTCGGTCTCTCGCATTGTCGCGACAGTCGAGGCCGAACTCGGGATCCGCTTGTTTCAGCGCACCACCCGCCGTTTGACCGTCACCGAAGAAGGCCAGGCCTATCTACAACGACTGGCCCCGCTGATAGATGAAATGGATGCAGCTAAGGAAGAAGCGCAACGCCACCGATTACAACCAACCGGGCTATTGCGCATGACCGCTTCTGTTGCCTTTTGCGATCAAATGATCATTCCCGTGTTACCTGACTTCCAAAAGCGCTTTCCTGAAATCACCATTGATCTGCAATCATGCGATCGCAATCTCGATCTGGTCGAAAATGAAATTGATCTGGCGGTGCGTCTGGCTCCCACCCCGCAAGGTGATCTCATCTCAACCCGCCTGGTTCAAACCCATTATCGGGTCGTGGCCAGCCCGGATTATCTGAAAGCCAAGCAGGCGATTAAAGATCCAACGGACCTTGCCGCGCATAATTGCCTGCGCTTCGCCCTGCCCGGCCTGCAAAATAGCTGGTGCTTTCAAAAGGGCGATGCCGCCCCTTTTGAGATTGATGTCTCTGGCAATCTTCTGATTTCCAACGCTCTGGGCTTGCGCAAAGCTGCTTGCATGGGACAAGGTATTGCCATCCTTGCTGACTGGCTGATCCAGCGCGATTTAAAGGAAGGAAAACTGATCGAGCTCTTCCCTGACCATCATTGCTCAATCACAGATTTTGAAACCTCCGCCTGGGCGCTCTATCCCAACCGCTCCTACCTGCCAAGAAAAGTTAGGGTCATGATCGATTTTCTAAGAGAAAGCCTTGGCGCAAAGGTACTGGCAGCAACTGCATAA
- a CDS encoding SDR family oxidoreductase, protein MSEFQGKTAIITGASRGIGEAAARHLAELGANVVLAARSASAISKIADEIKGQGGKACAFACDVSDHEAMAALINHAVETYGRLDILVNNAGLIDPIARIADSDVEEWGKVIDVNVKGVYYALRYGIPVMEKQGGGTIINISSGAANAALEGWSHYCASKAAVLRLTGGAHLEYASSGVRVIGLSPGTVATEMQVSIKASGINPVSQLDPSVHIPAEWVAKTIAYLSGPGGDEYVGQDFSLKTDEGRAKVGLPAV, encoded by the coding sequence ATGTCAGAGTTTCAAGGGAAAACCGCCATCATCACCGGGGCGAGCCGAGGGATTGGTGAAGCGGCGGCGCGTCATTTGGCGGAATTGGGAGCCAATGTGGTTCTGGCTGCGCGCTCTGCTTCGGCTATTTCCAAGATTGCCGATGAGATCAAGGGCCAAGGTGGCAAAGCCTGTGCTTTTGCCTGTGATGTCAGCGATCATGAAGCGATGGCCGCACTGATCAATCATGCAGTTGAGACCTATGGGCGGCTGGATATTTTGGTCAACAATGCCGGTCTTATCGATCCTATCGCTCGGATTGCTGATAGCGATGTCGAGGAATGGGGCAAGGTCATTGATGTCAATGTCAAAGGGGTCTATTACGCTCTTCGTTATGGCATCCCGGTCATGGAAAAGCAGGGGGGTGGCACCATCATCAATATCTCCTCCGGTGCTGCCAATGCTGCCCTTGAAGGTTGGTCCCATTATTGCGCCTCCAAAGCGGCGGTGTTGCGCCTGACTGGCGGAGCACATCTGGAATATGCCTCAAGCGGCGTGCGTGTCATTGGCCTTAGCCCGGGGACAGTTGCGACCGAAATGCAGGTTAGTATCAAGGCATCGGGCATTAATCCGGTCAGCCAACTGGATCCGTCGGTTCACATTCCGGCAGAATGGGTCGCCAAGACCATCGCCTATCTCAGCGGCCCGGGAGGTGATGAATATGTAGGGCAGGACTTCTCGCTGAAGACTGACGAAGGCCGCGCCAAGGTCGGTTTGCCTGCGGTTTGA
- a CDS encoding FMN-dependent NADH-azoreductase, with protein MSTLLRIDSSARINGSHSSRLADLAEESWFEANPGGRILRRHVGAETIPVLSQETITGFYAASDEMTDELKQATSISDALIGELHSADTLLLAVPIYNFGVPAALKCWIDQVTRMGQTFAYEDGSFKGLLTIQRAIVICAYGSEGYLPGQSFEQANFLEPYLRFLLSFLGINEIDIINVQATTADDATVAAHLAGARADITAAFAPK; from the coding sequence ATGTCGACACTTTTGCGAATTGACAGCAGCGCCCGTATCAACGGATCTCATTCCAGCCGTCTTGCCGATCTGGCCGAAGAGAGCTGGTTTGAGGCCAATCCCGGTGGCAGAATTTTGCGCCGCCATGTGGGGGCAGAGACCATTCCGGTTCTTTCTCAAGAGACAATCACCGGCTTCTATGCGGCGTCTGATGAGATGACCGATGAGTTGAAACAGGCAACCTCCATCTCTGATGCGTTGATTGGTGAATTGCACAGCGCTGATACGTTACTGTTGGCAGTGCCTATCTACAATTTTGGCGTTCCGGCGGCGCTGAAATGCTGGATCGATCAGGTGACGCGGATGGGCCAAACCTTTGCGTATGAGGATGGATCGTTCAAGGGATTGCTCACCATTCAGCGGGCCATTGTCATTTGTGCCTATGGGTCTGAGGGCTATTTGCCGGGCCAGTCTTTCGAGCAGGCGAATTTTCTGGAGCCTTATCTGCGCTTCCTGCTATCCTTCCTCGGAATCAACGAGATAGACATCATCAATGTTCAGGCCACCACTGCTGATGACGCGACTGTCGCGGCTCATCTGGCTGGTGCCAGAGCCGATATAACGGCTGCCTTTGCGCCAAAATAA
- a CDS encoding portal protein: protein MAPSIRQRHQSRLEGMREERSYYEANWRDYDKYIAPGRLRLNGQRRKGERNMQDILDETALLAKRTFQSGMHSGLTSPARPWMKLRTMDPDMKEFGPVKDYLYHCEQIIQHVMRGSNVYNALHSAYGDLGLFGQSCMLIVGDGPGLRAIPMMTGQYWIAQNDKGRVDTLYRQIKMTVEQVVGKFVAKANGDMDWSRVSNTIKTLWDQGKYDSWIDICHAVEPRKNRDQSKKTKAHKPFASNYWEDGQSGDGMLSENGFDFNRILAPRYEADGEDVYGSGHPGEVSLPAVKQLQSEQRMKGQGIDKIVRPPMQGPSSLRAQGVSTLPGKINYIDDPSGRAGLRPVMEVNLRLGELAADIQDIQNRIDKIWYADLFFAITQMQGVQPRNVLELTQRKEEQLLQLGPVVERQIHEQTNPLVEIVFQTCEEAGLLPEPPTELVEREEELEIENISLLAQAQRAVATGSIERLVGFAGQILSVKPDVADKLDLDQAIDEYAEAIGSPSTLIKSDDDVKAMRDEREQQMQAQQQASMASQMMPAVKDGAQAAHLMSQTKAADDGDNLLAQLGLS, encoded by the coding sequence ATGGCTCCATCCATTCGTCAGCGCCATCAATCTCGCCTCGAAGGCATGCGCGAAGAGCGCAGCTATTACGAGGCCAACTGGCGCGATTATGACAAATATATTGCCCCCGGTCGGTTGCGCCTGAATGGCCAACGGCGCAAGGGCGAACGCAACATGCAGGACATTCTGGACGAGACGGCTCTGCTGGCCAAACGCACCTTCCAGTCCGGCATGCATTCGGGCCTTACGTCCCCTGCACGTCCCTGGATGAAACTGCGCACCATGGATCCGGACATGAAGGAGTTCGGCCCGGTCAAGGACTACCTCTATCACTGTGAACAGATCATCCAGCATGTGATGCGTGGCTCCAATGTCTATAACGCCCTGCATTCCGCCTATGGTGATCTGGGCCTGTTCGGTCAGTCCTGTATGCTGATTGTCGGAGACGGGCCAGGCCTGCGCGCCATTCCCATGATGACCGGTCAATATTGGATCGCTCAGAATGACAAAGGCCGGGTTGATACCCTCTATCGTCAGATCAAGATGACGGTGGAGCAAGTGGTTGGCAAATTCGTCGCCAAAGCCAATGGCGATATGGATTGGTCGCGTGTCTCCAACACCATCAAGACGCTCTGGGATCAGGGAAAATATGACAGCTGGATCGACATCTGCCACGCGGTGGAGCCGAGAAAGAACCGCGACCAAAGCAAGAAGACCAAGGCTCACAAGCCCTTTGCCTCCAATTATTGGGAAGATGGGCAATCGGGCGATGGGATGCTGTCGGAGAATGGCTTTGACTTCAACCGCATTTTGGCTCCACGCTATGAAGCCGATGGCGAAGATGTTTATGGCTCCGGCCATCCGGGCGAGGTCAGCCTGCCTGCGGTCAAGCAATTGCAGTCCGAACAGCGGATGAAAGGCCAAGGCATCGACAAGATTGTCCGCCCGCCCATGCAGGGACCAAGCAGCCTGCGGGCGCAAGGGGTCTCCACCCTTCCCGGCAAGATCAATTATATCGATGATCCATCAGGTCGCGCCGGTTTGCGTCCGGTCATGGAGGTCAATCTGCGCCTTGGTGAGCTGGCCGCTGATATTCAGGACATCCAGAACCGTATCGACAAGATCTGGTATGCGGATCTGTTCTTCGCCATCACCCAGATGCAAGGCGTGCAGCCCCGTAATGTGCTGGAACTGACCCAGCGCAAGGAAGAGCAGTTGCTGCAGCTTGGCCCGGTGGTGGAACGTCAGATCCATGAACAGACCAATCCATTGGTCGAGATCGTCTTTCAGACCTGCGAGGAAGCCGGACTTCTGCCCGAGCCACCGACGGAACTGGTGGAGCGTGAAGAAGAGCTGGAGATCGAAAATATCTCTCTTCTGGCCCAAGCTCAACGGGCTGTGGCAACCGGATCCATCGAGCGATTGGTCGGTTTTGCCGGACAGATCCTCTCGGTCAAACCGGACGTGGCAGACAAGCTGGATCTGGATCAGGCCATTGATGAATATGCCGAAGCCATCGGCTCCCCATCGACGCTGATCAAATCCGACGATGATGTGAAAGCCATGCGCGACGAGCGAGAACAGCAAATGCAGGCACAGCAGCAAGCCTCCATGGCCAGCCAGATGATGCCAGCGGTGAAAGATGGCGCACAAGCCGCTCATCTGATGTCGCAAACAAAGGCGGCGGATGACGGTGACAATCTCCTCGCACAACTTGGATTGAGCTGA
- a CDS encoding RNA polymerase sigma factor, producing MAHRTPVTMQQWGKSIDLPPSISITSQITFMSLRLSFDKQLEEALPDLWRYAWSLTRDRDSADDLVQDCVERALRKRLLWFPGRSLKPWLTKILLNLFRDQWRHNARHQTVALDQLNNIAEIAASPHERLEVKEIWSALDKIPNEQKEALLCVVVAGLSYSDAAAALDIPKGTLMSRIARARSKLKTEMDNPTSPKIRSVT from the coding sequence TTGGCGCACCGCACGCCCGTAACCATGCAGCAATGGGGGAAGAGCATTGATCTGCCCCCATCCATTTCCATCACCAGTCAGATCACATTTATGAGTTTACGCCTTAGCTTTGACAAACAATTGGAAGAAGCGCTGCCAGATCTCTGGCGCTATGCCTGGTCACTGACCCGGGACCGGGATAGTGCCGATGATCTGGTGCAGGATTGCGTGGAACGAGCCTTGCGAAAGCGCTTGCTATGGTTTCCCGGACGATCCCTGAAGCCCTGGCTCACCAAAATACTGCTCAATCTGTTCCGCGACCAGTGGCGGCACAATGCTCGCCACCAGACCGTAGCACTGGATCAGCTAAACAATATTGCCGAGATTGCCGCCAGCCCCCATGAACGGCTGGAGGTGAAGGAGATCTGGAGCGCTTTGGACAAGATCCCCAATGAGCAAAAAGAAGCCTTGCTTTGTGTCGTCGTTGCGGGTCTGAGTTATAGTGACGCTGCAGCGGCACTGGATATTCCCAAAGGCACCTTGATGTCCCGCATCGCCCGCGCCCGCAGCAAGTTGAAAACCGAGATGGATAACCCCACCTCCCCCAAGATCAGGAGCGTGACATGA
- a CDS encoding virion core protein, T7 gp14 family, with protein MCDLGIALGLASTAIGAAGSMAQAQAQADAANYNAQVAEMNARLAEKRSKDAFDRGQKEEQAKREEVSQLIGRQRAAMAANGVDIAYGSPLDTLVDAKTMGELDALTVRTNTAREAYNHDVDAVNKRSKAQLHRMEAKAATTGGYLSAMGSLIGGFGTAYGDAKKAGYFK; from the coding sequence ATGTGTGATTTGGGAATTGCCCTCGGCCTTGCCAGCACGGCAATTGGCGCGGCCGGATCCATGGCGCAGGCACAGGCGCAAGCCGATGCTGCCAATTACAATGCGCAAGTCGCCGAGATGAATGCCCGTCTGGCCGAAAAGCGCTCCAAGGATGCCTTTGATCGCGGCCAGAAGGAAGAACAGGCCAAACGCGAGGAAGTCTCCCAACTGATTGGCCGCCAACGCGCCGCCATGGCAGCAAATGGCGTCGATATCGCCTATGGCTCCCCGCTCGATACCTTGGTGGATGCCAAGACCATGGGCGAGCTGGACGCCCTGACCGTGCGCACCAACACAGCCCGCGAGGCCTACAACCATGATGTCGACGCAGTGAACAAACGCTCAAAGGCACAACTCCATCGCATGGAAGCCAAGGCCGCCACGACAGGCGGTTATCTCAGCGCCATGGGCTCGCTCATTGGCGGCTTTGGCACGGCTTACGGTGACGCGAAGAAAGCGGGGTATTTCAAGTAA
- a CDS encoding major capsid protein: MAVLAQKFLTLADLAKRGGGKGAEMAQVIELLAQENPILEDAVAMECNQGKSHLHNIRTRLPQVAWGKLYKGIPQSKSDIQQVEDTTGFVEALATIDSRLLKLSKNPAQVRLTESSAFIEALNQEVATGIFYHDTKTGPEKFMGLSVRYSEYATGDKGKGAANQVIDGGGRGSDNTSIWFVTWGDRFTHLLYPQGSTAGVQREDKGEQRIHDDQGNPFYVKEELFSWHVGMAVNDWRYNARIANIDASEVAAGNVDVYALMRQAYYRLKSRRVPGGKTCIYMNSDMMEALDKLATNAGSSDNFVRLTRQDVAGEEVLTYRGIPIRETDALLNSEEMVPAAQ, encoded by the coding sequence ATGGCTGTATTGGCTCAAAAATTCTTAACGCTTGCAGATCTCGCCAAACGTGGCGGTGGCAAGGGAGCAGAAATGGCTCAGGTGATTGAGCTTCTGGCTCAGGAAAACCCCATCCTTGAGGATGCGGTTGCCATGGAATGTAACCAGGGCAAGAGCCATCTGCACAATATCCGCACCCGCCTGCCACAGGTGGCTTGGGGCAAGTTGTATAAAGGCATCCCGCAGAGCAAATCCGACATCCAGCAGGTCGAAGACACCACCGGTTTCGTGGAAGCGCTGGCAACCATCGATTCCCGCCTGCTGAAATTGTCAAAGAATCCGGCACAGGTGCGCCTGACCGAAAGCTCTGCTTTCATCGAAGCTCTGAACCAGGAAGTCGCAACCGGCATCTTCTATCATGACACCAAGACCGGCCCGGAAAAATTCATGGGTCTGTCCGTGCGCTATTCCGAATATGCCACCGGCGATAAAGGCAAGGGCGCAGCCAATCAGGTGATTGATGGCGGCGGCCGTGGCTCCGACAATACCTCCATCTGGTTTGTCACCTGGGGCGATCGCTTCACCCATCTGCTCTATCCACAAGGCTCCACTGCTGGTGTCCAGCGTGAGGACAAGGGCGAGCAGCGCATTCACGATGATCAGGGCAATCCTTTCTATGTCAAGGAAGAGCTGTTCAGCTGGCATGTGGGCATGGCCGTCAATGACTGGCGCTACAATGCTCGAATTGCCAACATCGATGCAAGCGAAGTCGCAGCAGGCAATGTCGATGTCTATGCCCTGATGCGTCAGGCTTACTATCGCCTGAAATCTCGTCGTGTGCCGGGTGGCAAGACCTGCATCTACATGAATTCCGACATGATGGAAGCACTGGACAAGCTGGCAACCAATGCTGGCAGTTCGGACAATTTTGTCCGCCTGACCCGTCAGGACGTTGCCGGTGAGGAAGTGCTGACCTATCGCGGCATTCCAATTCGCGAAACCGATGCCCTGCTCAATTCAGAAGAGATGGTTCCAGCTGCGCAATAA